The Mycolicibacterium cosmeticum DNA window TTCGGTGTGAGTCATGTCTCCATGGTCCCCGGGCGTACCGGGCCACCCTAGGCCAAAATGCCTCACATTTCCGGTGCTGATGTGCAGTTTGCACCACATCGGTAGGCTGGCCGGGTGGAGTGGAAGGCGCCGTCGCCACGGGTTCGCGAGCTGATCCGGCACTGCGCCCAGATCGTCGTCAACCCCCGGCCGGAATGGCTCGACGAATTCGACGCCGCGGTGCTGGCCGCCAGCCCGATGATCGCCGCCGATCCCGAGCTGGCCGCGGCGGTCAGCCGCAGCAACCGCGCCAACCTGTACTTCTGGGCGACCGCCAACGTGCGTGACCCCGGCGCCCCCGTGCCGCCCAATACCGGGCCCGAGCCGCTGGCCATCGCCCGCGAGCTGGTGCGTCGCGGCATCAACGCGTTCCCCTCGGACGCCTACCGAGTCGGCGAGGGCGTCGCCTGGCGCCGCCTGATGGAGATCGCCTTCGAGCTCACCTCCGATGCGGCCGAATTGCACGAGTTGCTGCAGATCTGTTCCCTGTCCATCAGCACGTTCATCGAGGCGACGCTGCAGGGGATCGACGCCCAGATCGAGCTGGAGCGCGACGAACTCACCCTGGGCACACACGCCGAGCGGCGGGAGACGGTCGCACTGCTGCTCGACGGGGCGCCCATCCCCCACCGGCGAGCGGAGGCCCGCCTCGGTTACGCGCTGACGGGCGCCCATACCGCGGCGGTGATCTGGAGCGTGCGGTCCGACGGGGATCTGTCCGTGTTGGACGGGGTCGCCGAGGCGTTCGGACAGGCGTGCGGCAGCCCGCGGGTGCTCAGCGTGCCGGCCAGCACCGCCACCCGGTGGGTGTGGGCGCCGGGTTCGGGTGGAACCGACATCGCCGCCCTGCTCCAGATGGTGCGCGCCGCTCCCGATATCCGCGTGGCGATCGGCCCGACGGCTGACGGTATCGACGGTTTCCGGCGCAGCCATTTCGACGCCATCACCACTCAGCAGATGATGGCGCGCCTGCACTCACCGCAGCAGCTGGCGTTGTTCACCGACATCCAGTTGGTCGCTTTGATCACCGCCGACGCGGATCGGGCCGCGGAGTTCGTGCACCGGGTGCTCGGCGACTTCGAGTCCGCGAGCCCCGAACTGCACGACACCGTGCGCGTCTTCGTGACCGAGCAGTGCAATGCCTCACGCGCGGCGGCCCGGCTGTACACGCACCGCAACACGCTGCTGCGCAGGCTGGCCCGCGCCGACGAGCTGTTGCCCCGCCCGCTGGCCGAGTGCAGCGTCGACGTCGCCGTCGCGCTGGACGTGCTGCGCTGGCGTGGGCCTTAGCGGTCAGTCGAAGACGGCGTCGAGGTAGCGCAGCGCCTCGGCCTTGCCCAGGCCCACCTGGCGGGCGGCCTCGGCGAACGCGTGCGCGGCCGTCGCCATCGCGGCATCCGCCGGATCCACCCGAGCCACGAATGTGCCGAAACGGCCCCGAGTTTCGAGAACTCCCGCGGTCTCCAGTTCCCGGTACGCCCGCGCGACGGTGTTGACCGCCAGCCCCACCTGCCCGGCCAGATCGCGCACCGTCGGCAACCGTGTTCCCGGCTCCAGCCGCCCGTCCCGAACCCCATCAATGATCTGGGTGCGCAGCTGGTCGAACAATGGGCTTGCCCCCTGCGCGTCCAACCTGACCCAATCCCCCAACCCGGCCATGTGCCCAGTATTGCCCACACCGGCTACTTTGGTGGGGTGCAGGTGACGGTGCTCAGCGGAGCGGGCATGTCCGCCGAGAGCGGTGTCCCGACGTTCCGCGACGTCGAGACGGGTTTGTGGGCGAAGGTGGACCCGTACGAGATCTCCAGCAGCGAGGGCTGGCAGCGGCACCCGGAGAAGGTGTGGGCCTGGTACCTGTGGCGGCATTACCTGATGGACGCGGTGCAGCCGAACAACGGTCACCGCGCCGTCGCGGCGTGGGAAGACTACGCCGACGTGCACATCGCCACCCAGAACGTCGACAACCTCCATGAACGGGCCGGCAGTACCCGGGTGCACCATCTGCACGGCAGCCTGTTCGAATTCCGTTGCGACCGTTGCCAAATGCCCTTCACCGGGGAGCTGCCGACGATGCCGGAACCGGTGGAGGTCGTCGAGCCGCCGCGCTGCGGCTGCGGCGGACTGATCCGCCCCGACGTGGTGTGGTTCGGCGAAGGGCTGCCCGACGACGCCTGGGACGCCGCCGTGCAGGCGGTGGCCGGCGCCGATGTGGTGATCGTGGTGGGCACGTCGTCGGTCGTCTACCCCGCCGCGGGCCTGCCGGAGGCCGCGCTGGCCAACGGGATTCCGGTTATCGAGGTGAACCCACAGGCCACCCCGCTGTCGGCGGCGGCCACCGCGGTGGTGCGCGAGCCCGCCGCTCTTGCGCTGCCCGGCCTGCTGCAGCGGCTGCCGGCCCTGCTGGGCTGACGGTTCACCGCCACCCAACGTGCACTCGTGCACGAAGGACGGGCCCGACGTCGCGCACGAGCTCACGCTCGCGCGACACTCAGGGCCGCGTCGCCTGCCCGATCGCGAGCTCGGTGACCGGCAGCGGCACCCAAGCCGGCAGGGCCTGCTCCCGGCGGGACTGGGATACGGCGAATCCCGCGCCGGCGATCGAGGCCTCGGTGTCGCGGTGGGTGTGGCAGTTGCCCAGCAGGCGCGGCCACACCGTCGCGTCGGCCACCCGCTGCAGCGACGCCCGCGCTCCGGTGCCGGCGACGTGTTCCAGATACCGCAGCTCACCGCCCGGCTTGAGCATCGAAAAGATCTGCCGCAGCACGTCATCCGGTTCGCCGACCGAGCACAGCACCAAAGCGCACACCACGGCATCGAACGGTTGAGTCGCGGCGTAGCCCTCGACCGTGTCGATGCGCACGGTCACCGGAACCGGAGCCGACCGGGCGGCACGGGTCGCGATCTCGGCCAGCCGCCGTTCCGGTTCGATGGCGACCACCTCGGTGACCCCGGCGGGATAGTGGGCGAAGTTGGTGCCGGTACCGGCGCCGACCTCGAGCACCCGGCCGGTCAATCCGGCGAGGTTCTCCACCCGCAGCCGGCGCAGCGATTCGGGCTCATGCCCCGCCATCACCGTCCACAGCCGCGCGAAGAAGGGGTTCTCTATGTCAGTCATTCGCGCGTCCTCCTTCAGATCGGCGCCCCCGGGTCGGCTCTGCCGACACCATCGTCGCGTCCTCACACGCTACTGTCTGTCGGGAAGTCAGGATCACGACGGGATGATCTGTGCTGCACAGAAACACACCGACATGGCCGGCGCTGCTCGCGGTCGCCGCGACGATGGTCCAAGAGATCGGCGCCGCCTTCGCCGTCGGACTGTTCGACGCGCTGGGGGTGGCCGGCACGGTGTTCGCGCGGTTCGGCGTGGCCGCCGCAGTGCTGTGCGTGGTGTTCCGCCCACGCCTGCGCGGGCTCGATGGTCGAGCGTTCGCCGCGATCGCCGCGCTGGCCGTGACGTTGACCGCGATGAACCTGTGTTTCTACGGCGCGCTTTCCCGGATTCCACTCGGGGTTGCCGTCACCATCGAGATAACCGGGCCCCTGCTGTTGTCGGTGATATTGAACCGCCGCTGGTCGGGGTGGCTCTGGGCCGTCGTGGCCTTCGCGGGCGTCGCGCTGCTCGGACTCGGCGGCGGCCCCCTGCCCGCGTCGGACATCGTCGGCTTTGCTCTCGCCGGGGCAGCGGCGGTCAGTTGGATGGGTTACATCTTGGCCAGTGCGCATGCGAGCAAGGTGTTCGCCAACTTGGACGCTCTCGCGTTGGCGACCGTGCTGGGCGCGGTGTTGACCGCCCCCGCGGCGGCATTGTCGGTCGATATCCATTCGGCCGCGCGGTGGGAGGTGGCAGGGTTGGCGATCGTCGTCGGCCTGATGTGTTCGGTCATTCCGTACTCGCTGGAACTCATCTCCTTGCGTACGCTGCCCGCCAGCACTTTTGCCATCCTGACCAGTCTGTCGCCGGCCATCGCGGCCGTGGCGGGCTGGATCGTTCTCGGCCAACGCCTCAGCCCGGCCGGGTACCTCGCCGTGGCCCTGGTCGTGATCGCCAGCGCTGGGGCGGTGCGCTCGACGCGCATCATCACCCCCTGATCCATCCCTTGCGCATTGTCGACAATAATCTATTGTCGACAGCGCGACGCGGCCTTGGCGTCCCTGACGAGTCGCTGCAATCAGGAAAAGGTGACAGATGATGGTGCCCCAGCCGGTGCGCGTCCACGGTGCCCCCGCGCGTGTGGGCGTGGTCTGGCGTCCGGACTTCCCTCCCGGGGCGCTTGCGGAGTTCGCCTGCGCGGCCGAACACGCCGGTGTCGACGAGTTATGGCTGTGGGAAGACTGT harbors:
- a CDS encoding Rv1453 family transcriptional regulator, giving the protein MEWKAPSPRVRELIRHCAQIVVNPRPEWLDEFDAAVLAASPMIAADPELAAAVSRSNRANLYFWATANVRDPGAPVPPNTGPEPLAIARELVRRGINAFPSDAYRVGEGVAWRRLMEIAFELTSDAAELHELLQICSLSISTFIEATLQGIDAQIELERDELTLGTHAERRETVALLLDGAPIPHRRAEARLGYALTGAHTAAVIWSVRSDGDLSVLDGVAEAFGQACGSPRVLSVPASTATRWVWAPGSGGTDIAALLQMVRAAPDIRVAIGPTADGIDGFRRSHFDAITTQQMMARLHSPQQLALFTDIQLVALITADADRAAEFVHRVLGDFESASPELHDTVRVFVTEQCNASRAAARLYTHRNTLLRRLARADELLPRPLAECSVDVAVALDVLRWRGP
- a CDS encoding GntR family transcriptional regulator, yielding MAGLGDWVRLDAQGASPLFDQLRTQIIDGVRDGRLEPGTRLPTVRDLAGQVGLAVNTVARAYRELETAGVLETRGRFGTFVARVDPADAAMATAAHAFAEAARQVGLGKAEALRYLDAVFD
- a CDS encoding NAD-dependent deacylase → MQVTVLSGAGMSAESGVPTFRDVETGLWAKVDPYEISSSEGWQRHPEKVWAWYLWRHYLMDAVQPNNGHRAVAAWEDYADVHIATQNVDNLHERAGSTRVHHLHGSLFEFRCDRCQMPFTGELPTMPEPVEVVEPPRCGCGGLIRPDVVWFGEGLPDDAWDAAVQAVAGADVVIVVGTSSVVYPAAGLPEAALANGIPVIEVNPQATPLSAAATAVVREPAALALPGLLQRLPALLG
- a CDS encoding class I SAM-dependent methyltransferase, which encodes MTDIENPFFARLWTVMAGHEPESLRRLRVENLAGLTGRVLEVGAGTGTNFAHYPAGVTEVVAIEPERRLAEIATRAARSAPVPVTVRIDTVEGYAATQPFDAVVCALVLCSVGEPDDVLRQIFSMLKPGGELRYLEHVAGTGARASLQRVADATVWPRLLGNCHTHRDTEASIAGAGFAVSQSRREQALPAWVPLPVTELAIGQATRP
- a CDS encoding EamA family transporter, with amino-acid sequence MLHRNTPTWPALLAVAATMVQEIGAAFAVGLFDALGVAGTVFARFGVAAAVLCVVFRPRLRGLDGRAFAAIAALAVTLTAMNLCFYGALSRIPLGVAVTIEITGPLLLSVILNRRWSGWLWAVVAFAGVALLGLGGGPLPASDIVGFALAGAAAVSWMGYILASAHASKVFANLDALALATVLGAVLTAPAAALSVDIHSAARWEVAGLAIVVGLMCSVIPYSLELISLRTLPASTFAILTSLSPAIAAVAGWIVLGQRLSPAGYLAVALVVIASAGAVRSTRIITP